A section of the Pseudomonas fluorescens genome encodes:
- the tssE gene encoding type VI secretion system baseplate subunit TssE, whose amino-acid sequence MGSLFERLEAGAPRYRPGSEEEQAHQRVEAIKRHLEQVLNSRQGCSQSSPELGLRDFNGVTQASSDLVVAISADIRRSVEAFEPRIEVMVVRYQPDPDLPLELNFRLDCQVRVNHKEEQVQIEVAMHGRDGYTRVK is encoded by the coding sequence GTGGGCAGCCTGTTCGAACGCCTGGAAGCGGGGGCACCGCGTTACCGCCCAGGCAGCGAGGAGGAGCAAGCACACCAGCGCGTCGAGGCGATCAAACGTCATTTGGAACAGGTACTCAACTCACGCCAGGGCTGCTCGCAAAGCAGCCCTGAACTGGGCCTGCGCGACTTCAACGGGGTCACCCAGGCCAGCAGTGATTTGGTGGTTGCCATCAGTGCCGATATCCGTCGCTCGGTGGAGGCGTTTGAGCCACGGATCGAGGTCATGGTCGTGCGCTATCAGCCCGACCCGGACTTGCCGCTGGAGCTGAACTTTCGCCTGGATTGCCAGGTGCGGGTCAATCACAAGGAAGAACAGGTGCAGATCGAAGTGGCCATGCATGGCCGTGACGGTTACACCCGCGTGAAATGA
- the tssF gene encoding type VI secretion system baseplate subunit TssF has protein sequence MDLKQRFAEELRYLRELGREFAEDNPQLAQFLGDQTGDPDVERLLEGFAFLTAKLGLKIDDDLPELTHPLLQMLWPNYLRPLPSATIIRFTPLPNAISQHQVIPKGTPLFAKPVNGISCQFRTCTDVHLYPLALQQVSDAHSREASVMRIDLKVLTDQPLTSMACDKLGFHLAGDNATALTLYLWIAHYLDSVTLHINAQVYRLSTKDIGFPGFTAEEALLPYPRNVFDGYRILQEYFVFPQRFHFFSLTHLAHVWPDVSATTLRFEFHFNRPMPPDIRLRTSDLHLYCAPAVNLFRHDANPIALDGRSQERRISPSGNHPEAYEIFSVDQVAGWDAADKERKGDPLRRFTPFESFQHEIEHAWGRTALYFRTHIEQSHGREGLRHRIAFVRGDESLYIGEREAASIELTCSNRDLPQLLGVGDVSLSTEVTPSFATYINLTAPTRSYRPVLDSSLHWTLISNLSLNYLSLLSAEPLKAVIRAYDFAALHDLQQARATRKRLNGIYSAVTTPIDWLMKGLPVRGLHTRLQLDQNAFLCEGELYLFASVLSHFFALYASINSFHRLEVINTTNNECYEWPLLTGRQPVI, from the coding sequence ATGGACTTGAAACAACGCTTTGCCGAGGAGTTGCGCTACCTGCGCGAACTCGGCCGCGAATTCGCCGAGGACAATCCGCAACTGGCGCAGTTTCTCGGCGATCAGACCGGCGACCCGGACGTGGAACGGCTGCTTGAGGGCTTTGCCTTCCTCACCGCCAAGCTGGGTCTGAAGATCGACGACGACTTGCCGGAGCTGACCCACCCGCTGTTGCAGATGCTTTGGCCCAACTACCTGCGCCCCCTGCCCAGTGCGACCATCATCCGCTTTACCCCGCTGCCCAATGCGATCAGCCAACACCAGGTGATTCCCAAGGGTACGCCGTTGTTTGCCAAGCCGGTGAATGGTATTTCCTGCCAGTTTCGCACCTGTACCGACGTCCATCTGTACCCGTTGGCCTTGCAGCAAGTCAGTGACGCTCACAGCCGTGAAGCCTCGGTGATGCGCATCGACCTCAAGGTGCTGACGGATCAGCCACTGACCAGCATGGCCTGCGACAAGCTGGGCTTTCATCTGGCCGGCGATAACGCCACCGCGCTGACCTTGTACTTGTGGATCGCCCATTACCTGGACAGTGTCACGCTACACATCAATGCCCAGGTGTATCGACTGTCGACCAAAGACATCGGCTTTCCTGGCTTTACCGCTGAAGAGGCACTGCTGCCCTACCCGCGCAATGTGTTCGATGGCTACCGGATCTTGCAGGAGTACTTTGTGTTCCCGCAGCGGTTCCACTTTTTCAGCCTGACTCACCTGGCTCACGTCTGGCCGGACGTCAGCGCCACCACTCTGCGTTTCGAGTTTCATTTCAACCGGCCCATGCCACCAGACATTCGTCTGCGCACCAGCGATCTGCATCTGTACTGCGCGCCAGCGGTCAACCTGTTCCGCCACGATGCCAACCCAATTGCGTTGGATGGTCGCAGCCAGGAGCGACGCATCAGCCCCAGCGGCAACCACCCCGAAGCCTACGAGATTTTCAGTGTCGATCAGGTGGCCGGCTGGGACGCCGCCGACAAGGAACGCAAGGGTGATCCGTTGCGGCGCTTTACCCCGTTCGAATCCTTCCAGCATGAGATCGAGCACGCATGGGGCCGCACGGCATTGTATTTCCGTACGCATATCGAGCAATCCCATGGGCGTGAAGGCTTGCGTCATCGCATCGCCTTCGTGCGTGGCGATGAAAGCCTGTACATCGGCGAGCGTGAGGCGGCATCCATCGAGTTGACGTGCAGCAATCGCGACCTGCCACAGTTGCTGGGCGTAGGCGATGTGTCACTGTCCACCGAAGTCACGCCGTCGTTCGCCACCTACATCAACCTGACTGCACCGACCCGCAGCTACCGGCCGGTGCTGGACAGCAGCCTGCACTGGACGCTGATTTCCAACCTGTCACTGAACTACCTGTCGCTGTTGTCAGCGGAGCCGCTCAAGGCAGTGATCCGTGCCTACGACTTCGCTGCCTTGCACGACCTGCAACAGGCCCGCGCCACCCGCAAACGCCTGAATGGCATTTACAGCGCCGTAACCACCCCCATCGATTGGCTGATGAAAGGCCTGCCGGTGCGTGGCCTGCACACCCGCCTGCAACTGGACCAGAACGCCTTCCTCTGCGAGGGCGAACTGTACCTGTTCGCCAGTGTGCTTTCGCACTTCTTCGCCCTGTACGCGAGCATCAATTCCTTCCACCGCCTGGAAGTGATCAATACCACTAACAACGAGTGCTACGAATGGCCACTGTTGACCGGCAGACAACCCGTGATCTAG
- the tssG gene encoding type VI secretion system baseplate subunit TssG, which yields MATVDRQTTRDLADVLLADARNYSFHRLLEHLHALHGDDLEARPLSAAARRRVRLQSHAGLGFPASDVVEAARLEEDRENVRYRLQTSFFGLHGTDSPLPGYYLDRLAYEQAQERGIRPAFMDFFNHRLLTLLHHSWRKYRYYIRFQAEASDRFSRYVFSMIGLNDNDLRGATPLPWGRLLSFAGLIASRSRSPSVVSGIVEHCFDLHGVHIREFEARSVRLPQRQRLSLGKANGTLGNDFVVGERSKTRASQFTLVIPNLTQARFRQFLPSGEQFGLLRQLMDFLLRDVTAYDLELGLREQDVPPFNLLRDSGTHLGWTSFIEDQEQRHPAVVRIRGRA from the coding sequence ATGGCCACTGTTGACCGGCAGACAACCCGTGATCTAGCCGACGTGCTGCTGGCCGACGCGCGAAACTATTCGTTTCACCGCCTGCTGGAGCACCTGCACGCCTTGCATGGCGATGATCTGGAAGCGCGCCCCTTGAGTGCTGCGGCGCGGCGACGCGTACGCCTGCAAAGCCATGCAGGATTGGGCTTTCCGGCCTCCGACGTAGTTGAGGCTGCGCGCCTGGAGGAGGATCGCGAAAACGTACGCTATCGCTTGCAGACCAGTTTCTTTGGCCTGCACGGCACCGACTCGCCGCTGCCCGGCTATTACCTGGATCGCCTGGCTTACGAACAGGCCCAAGAGCGCGGAATTCGTCCAGCGTTCATGGATTTTTTCAACCATCGCCTGCTGACCTTGCTGCATCACAGCTGGCGCAAATACCGCTATTACATTCGCTTCCAGGCCGAGGCCAGCGACCGGTTTTCACGCTATGTGTTTTCCATGATCGGGTTGAACGACAACGACCTGCGTGGCGCCACCCCCCTGCCATGGGGGCGACTGTTGAGCTTTGCCGGGTTGATCGCCAGCCGTAGCCGCTCGCCCTCGGTAGTGTCCGGTATCGTCGAACATTGCTTCGATCTGCACGGCGTGCATATCCGCGAATTTGAAGCACGCTCGGTGAGGTTGCCGCAGCGCCAACGCCTGTCGCTAGGCAAGGCCAACGGCACCTTGGGCAACGACTTTGTGGTGGGCGAGCGCAGCAAGACCCGCGCCAGCCAGTTCACCCTGGTGATTCCCAATCTGACCCAGGCACGCTTTCGCCAGTTCCTGCCCAGCGGTGAGCAGTTCGGGTTGCTGCGCCAATTGATGGATTTCCTGCTGCGCGACGTCACTGCCTACGACTTGGAGCTGGGGCTGCGCGAACAGGATGTACCCCCCTTCAACCTGCTGCGCGACAGCGGTACCCATCTGGGCTGGACCAGTTTTATCGAAGACCAGGAACAACGTCATCCCGCCGTGGTGCGGATTCGGGGGCGTGCATGA
- the tssJ gene encoding type VI secretion system lipoprotein TssJ encodes MKLTLVINNPAQLLHGYLPSHRFGAQGGCIGSAAADWHLVDRQNSVQPHHCEIRVIEGRFCVIDRSGRTYVNGHDLPLGRHVAISLNEGDLLQIGMYQVVAQFGEHASGQWSIDELFSGHSEGAQAWYLEDLPNLSLSNPQTAACPEFERLCQPVDLTEQGDPIRAMKAATPPNSLAEIGMTAPKRTVSLLRNLRLGTLLLACLTLGGCTMLGKIGQVIWTPSIPVGGPNDQPSRYSLSLHASDDVNQRLISTGTAPTADEEPGRLPYNLNVQAASPQALTDKVQTLLNHLHETVPAQSLLGFEPAPMMAMSPVEGVLLGDYDDQGISLTTPLGNPALQQIATPIAFKVLQLTDDSLLVNASPQALAEDLEKTLGSTYIRADDYLLNPGQFKFIDLRELDEDARFIAVIANYHNDEVGQWKQRLRVEPKGRQYAVLVQLDAAQVSLKGETR; translated from the coding sequence ATGAAGCTGACCTTGGTTATCAACAACCCTGCGCAGTTGCTGCATGGGTATCTGCCCAGTCATCGGTTCGGTGCACAAGGCGGCTGTATTGGCAGTGCCGCGGCGGACTGGCACCTGGTGGATCGTCAAAACAGCGTACAACCCCACCATTGCGAAATCAGGGTTATTGAAGGACGCTTCTGCGTGATAGACCGCAGCGGCAGGACCTACGTGAACGGTCACGATTTGCCGTTGGGCCGCCATGTTGCCATAAGCCTCAACGAGGGCGACCTGTTGCAGATTGGGATGTATCAGGTTGTCGCGCAGTTTGGTGAACACGCCTCAGGCCAGTGGTCGATTGATGAGCTGTTCAGCGGCCATTCGGAGGGTGCGCAAGCCTGGTACCTTGAGGATCTGCCGAATCTGTCCCTGTCCAATCCGCAAACGGCTGCCTGCCCGGAATTCGAACGCCTTTGCCAACCGGTGGACTTGACGGAGCAAGGCGACCCGATACGTGCGATGAAAGCGGCAACGCCACCCAATTCGCTGGCTGAGATTGGTATGACTGCACCCAAGAGGACCGTGAGCCTGCTCAGGAATTTGCGGCTGGGTACTTTATTACTGGCCTGCCTCACCCTCGGCGGCTGCACCATGCTCGGCAAAATCGGCCAGGTGATCTGGACTCCATCGATCCCGGTCGGCGGCCCCAACGACCAACCCAGCCGTTACTCCCTGAGCCTGCATGCCAGCGACGATGTCAATCAGCGCCTGATCAGTACCGGCACCGCCCCCACTGCCGACGAAGAGCCGGGCCGCTTGCCCTACAACCTGAACGTTCAGGCCGCCAGCCCGCAGGCACTGACAGACAAAGTGCAAACCCTGCTCAATCACCTCCATGAAACCGTGCCGGCCCAATCTTTGCTGGGTTTTGAGCCTGCGCCCATGATGGCCATGTCGCCTGTTGAAGGCGTGCTGCTGGGCGACTACGACGACCAGGGGATCAGCCTCACCACGCCACTGGGCAACCCGGCCTTGCAGCAGATCGCCACGCCGATTGCCTTCAAGGTCCTGCAACTGACCGACGACTCGCTGCTGGTCAACGCTAGCCCTCAAGCCCTGGCCGAGGACCTGGAAAAGACCTTGGGCAGCACCTACATCCGCGCCGACGACTACCTGCTCAACCCAGGCCAATTCAAGTTCATCGACCTGCGCGAGCTGGATGAGGACGCCCGCTTTATCGCCGTGATTGCCAACTACCACAACGACGAAGTCGGCCAGTGGAAACAACGCCTTCGGGTCGAGCCAAAAGGTCGCCAGTACGCCGTGCTGGTGCAGTTGGATGCTGCCCAGGTCAGCCTCAAAGGGGAAACCCGATGA
- the tssK gene encoding type VI secretion system baseplate subunit TssK, which yields MSSRNPVIWHEGLFVKPQHFQQQARAAEAAEHQRMHSLNDALYGFSELELNSEYLSFGKVAITKACGIMPDGSVFDIPRDLAPPAPLEIADSSAVNQIVYLALPLRSNGALEVRWPDQYGNSRYIARREEIRDTHSNDGDQVGMDLAVPNLQLMLERSDRSAFTGIAIGRIKDKRPDGSLVMDEHFYPTSLSVQAVPVLHRYLGEVAGLMRARAQNLAQRIGSPGQSGVADVTDFNLLQTLNRLFPLFQHLARQRQVHPERLYIALAQACGELVTFTDEGHLPQEYPAYQHDNLRESFQLLEHTLRRALGTVLQPRAVSLPIVVQQYGVRTAALNDKRLLGNAEFILAVRAELPAETLRQQLPKQIKISSTEGLEQLVSLQLPGIPLLPLPVAPRHLPFHAGFSYFELDRHHPAWESLSSGSGFGFHIAGEFPQLELQFWAIRSEKDD from the coding sequence ATGAGTTCACGCAACCCCGTCATCTGGCATGAAGGTTTGTTCGTCAAACCCCAGCACTTCCAGCAACAGGCCCGCGCCGCCGAAGCCGCCGAGCATCAGCGTATGCACAGCCTGAACGACGCCCTTTACGGCTTCAGCGAGCTGGAGCTGAACAGCGAATATTTGAGCTTTGGCAAGGTCGCCATCACTAAGGCGTGCGGGATCATGCCCGATGGCAGTGTGTTCGATATTCCCCGCGACCTGGCGCCACCGGCTCCGCTCGAGATCGCCGACAGCAGCGCGGTCAACCAGATCGTCTACCTGGCCCTGCCGCTACGCTCCAACGGCGCCCTCGAAGTGCGCTGGCCCGATCAATACGGCAACAGCCGATACATCGCCCGCCGCGAAGAAATCCGCGACACCCACAGCAATGACGGCGACCAGGTGGGCATGGATCTGGCCGTGCCCAACCTGCAATTGATGCTTGAACGCAGCGACCGCAGCGCCTTTACCGGCATCGCCATCGGCAGGATCAAAGACAAGCGCCCGGATGGCAGCCTGGTGATGGACGAACACTTCTACCCCACCAGCCTGTCCGTGCAAGCCGTGCCGGTGCTGCACCGCTACCTGGGCGAAGTGGCCGGGCTGATGCGCGCGCGGGCCCAGAACCTGGCTCAGCGTATTGGTTCGCCAGGACAGTCGGGTGTGGCCGATGTCACTGACTTCAACCTGCTGCAAACCCTCAACCGCTTGTTCCCGTTGTTCCAGCACCTGGCTCGCCAACGTCAGGTCCACCCGGAACGGCTGTACATCGCACTGGCCCAGGCCTGCGGCGAACTGGTGACCTTCACCGATGAAGGCCACCTGCCCCAGGAATACCCGGCCTACCAGCACGACAACCTACGCGAGTCCTTCCAGCTCTTGGAACACACCCTGCGCCGCGCCCTGGGTACCGTGCTGCAACCGCGTGCGGTGTCACTGCCGATCGTCGTGCAGCAATACGGCGTACGCACCGCTGCCTTGAATGACAAACGCCTGCTGGGCAACGCCGAGTTCATCCTCGCCGTGCGGGCCGAACTGCCCGCTGAGACCCTGCGCCAGCAACTGCCCAAGCAGATCAAGATCAGCTCCACCGAAGGTTTGGAACAACTGGTCAGCCTGCAACTGCCAGGCATCCCGCTGCTGCCGCTGCCGGTGGCGCCACGGCATCTGCCGTTCCATGCCGGGTTCAGCTACTTCGAACTCGACCGCCATCACCCTGCCTGGGAGAGCCTGAGCAGCGGCAGCGGGTTCGGCTTCCACATTGCCGGCGAGTTCCCGCAGCTGGAATTGCAGTTCTGGGCGATCAGGAGTGAGAAAGATGACTAA
- the icmH gene encoding type IVB secretion system protein IcmH/DotU, whose translation MTKDTWAHEEISGAIDFDGETITVSSQTHLADPEFDMRGLAWNPLCDAATPLIGLVIRLRRLDQHDDVPALYRSVSNQITTIMEEVSQLDYDAGMLKAYSYSLCLLLDEVVMATSWGRLSSWSERSLLSQFHGETRGGERFFTVMSNMTPEAARYQHVLEFMYQCLVSGLKGKYGAHAKGDDEIQKIINQLHGLLRPLRGETPKRLTDPLKNVAPRNYRIKRAWPLWTPWALAAVVLTCAYTIYSMRLNSITQEVLASLERILNL comes from the coding sequence ATGACTAAAGACACATGGGCCCACGAGGAGATCTCCGGCGCCATCGACTTTGACGGAGAAACGATCACTGTCAGCAGCCAAACACACTTGGCTGACCCGGAGTTCGACATGCGCGGCCTGGCCTGGAACCCACTGTGCGATGCCGCCACCCCCCTTATTGGCCTGGTGATTCGCCTGCGCCGCCTGGACCAGCACGACGACGTGCCCGCGCTGTATCGAAGCGTTAGCAACCAGATCACCACGATCATGGAAGAAGTCAGCCAGCTCGACTACGACGCCGGCATGCTCAAGGCCTACTCCTACAGCCTGTGCCTGTTGCTGGACGAGGTGGTCATGGCCACCTCCTGGGGCAGGCTCTCCAGTTGGAGTGAACGCTCATTGCTCAGCCAGTTCCATGGGGAAACCCGAGGCGGTGAGCGATTCTTCACCGTCATGAGCAACATGACCCCCGAAGCGGCCCGGTACCAACATGTGCTGGAGTTCATGTACCAGTGCCTGGTCTCGGGCCTCAAAGGCAAATATGGCGCCCATGCCAAAGGTGATGACGAAATACAGAAGATCATCAACCAGCTGCATGGACTGTTGCGCCCACTGCGTGGCGAAACGCCCAAACGCCTGACTGATCCACTAAAAAACGTCGCACCGCGCAACTACCGGATCAAACGTGCCTGGCCGTTGTGGACGCCGTGGGCATTGGCCGCTGTCGTGCTGACCTGCGCCTACACGATCTATTCCATGCGCCTGAACAGCATCACCCAGGAAGTGCTCGCCTCCCTGGAACGGATCCTCAACCTGTAA
- a CDS encoding Hcp family type VI secretion system effector encodes MPTPAYISIHGKNQGHITKGAFTADSVGNVYVEGHEDEILAQEIDHQIAAPTDPQSGQPAGQRVHKPLIFTSALSKASPMLYQALATGEMLPTVEVKWFRTSGDGKQEHFFTTKLEDATVVEIHTVLPHAQDSNNANYTQLIKTSLAYRKVSWSHVVAGTEASDDWRKPA; translated from the coding sequence ATGCCAACACCCGCGTACATCAGTATCCACGGCAAAAACCAGGGCCACATCACCAAGGGCGCGTTCACCGCTGACTCGGTGGGCAACGTTTATGTGGAAGGCCACGAAGACGAAATCCTCGCCCAGGAAATCGATCACCAGATCGCTGCACCCACCGACCCGCAAAGCGGCCAGCCTGCCGGCCAGCGCGTGCACAAGCCACTGATCTTCACCAGCGCCCTGAGCAAAGCCTCGCCCATGCTCTACCAGGCTTTGGCCACCGGCGAAATGCTGCCGACCGTCGAGGTCAAGTGGTTCCGCACCTCGGGTGACGGCAAGCAGGAACACTTCTTCACCACCAAATTGGAAGACGCCACCGTCGTCGAGATCCACACCGTGCTGCCCCACGCCCAGGACAGCAATAACGCCAACTACACCCAGTTGATCAAGACCAGCCTGGCCTATCGCAAGGTCAGCTGGAGCCATGTGGTGGCCGGCACCGAAGCGTCGGATGACTGGCGCAAACCGGCGTAA
- a CDS encoding LysR family transcriptional regulator, giving the protein MASYTLRQLKYFVTTVECGSVAEASRKLYIAQPSISTAIKGLEDSFGVQLFIRHHAQGVSLTPGGARFYRKAQELLRMAREFEQNALADNDVVCGQIDIGCFETVAPLYLPRLIKGFRERFPGVEIRLQDGEQQELVQGLTGGRFDLAIFYDHDLDSTIETEALMAPQRPYALLPTGHRFAEQAQVSLRDLALEPMILLDVQPSRTYFVSIFEELGLSPNIVFSSPSIEMVRGMVGQGFGFAVLVTRPLTTSTYDGQELVCVALAEDVTGSGLVAGWLKRAQLTKPAQLFVDYCKEQFKAWL; this is encoded by the coding sequence GTGGCGTCCTATACCTTGCGTCAGTTGAAGTATTTCGTCACCACCGTAGAGTGCGGCAGCGTCGCCGAAGCGTCGCGCAAGCTGTACATCGCGCAACCGTCGATTTCAACGGCAATTAAAGGCCTGGAAGACAGCTTCGGCGTACAACTGTTTATCCGTCATCACGCTCAGGGTGTATCGCTGACACCCGGTGGCGCGCGTTTCTATCGCAAGGCTCAGGAGCTGTTGCGCATGGCCCGGGAATTCGAACAGAACGCCCTGGCCGACAATGATGTGGTCTGCGGCCAGATCGATATTGGCTGTTTCGAGACTGTCGCCCCGCTCTACCTGCCGCGCTTGATCAAAGGTTTTCGCGAGCGCTTCCCGGGGGTCGAGATCCGCCTGCAGGACGGCGAGCAACAGGAGCTAGTGCAAGGCTTGACTGGCGGGCGTTTCGACCTGGCGATCTTCTACGATCATGACCTCGACAGCACCATCGAGACCGAAGCGCTGATGGCACCGCAACGGCCTTATGCGTTGTTGCCGACCGGGCATCGTTTTGCCGAGCAGGCGCAGGTATCGTTGCGGGATCTGGCGCTGGAGCCGATGATTCTTCTGGACGTGCAGCCCAGCCGGACCTATTTCGTGAGCATTTTCGAAGAGCTGGGGCTGAGCCCGAATATTGTCTTCAGTTCGCCCTCGATCGAGATGGTGCGGGGCATGGTCGGGCAAGGTTTCGGGTTTGCCGTGCTGGTGACCCGGCCGCTCACCACCAGCACCTATGACGGTCAGGAGCTGGTCTGTGTGGCACTGGCTGAGGATGTCACCGGTTCCGGGTTGGTGGCCGGCTGGTTGAAACGTGCGCAGCTGACCAAGCCTGCGCAGTTGTTTGTCGATTACTGTAAAGAGCAGTTCAAGGCCTGGCTGTAA
- a CDS encoding ABC transporter substrate-binding protein, translating into MSRSLRCSVPFALALLCGAVQAAPQNLTVISFGGATKQAQDKAYFQPFNASGAGRVVAGEYNGELSKIKAMVDVGHTSWDVVEVESPELLRGCDEGLFERLDPARFGDAAQLVPGTFSECGVATYVWSMVMAYDHDKLAKAPTSWADFWNVSEFPGKRGLRKGAKYTLEIALLADGVKREQLYEVLATPEGVSRAFAKLDQIKGNIQWWEAGAQPAQWLIAGDVVMSAAYNGRIASAQKEGMKLGIVWPQSLYDPEYWAVVKGTPNKALAEDFIAFASQPQAQKVFSEEIPYGPVHRDALKLLPEAVQQQLPTAQANLAQAQAMNAAFWVDHGEELEQRFNAWAAR; encoded by the coding sequence ATGTCCAGATCCTTGCGTTGCAGTGTTCCCTTTGCCTTGGCCTTACTGTGCGGTGCCGTTCAGGCCGCGCCGCAGAACCTCACCGTCATCTCCTTTGGCGGTGCCACCAAACAGGCCCAGGACAAGGCCTATTTCCAACCTTTCAACGCCAGCGGTGCAGGACGCGTCGTCGCCGGCGAATACAACGGTGAACTGTCGAAGATCAAAGCCATGGTCGACGTCGGCCACACCAGCTGGGACGTGGTCGAAGTCGAAAGCCCGGAGTTGCTGCGCGGTTGTGACGAAGGCCTGTTCGAGCGCCTGGACCCGGCGCGTTTCGGTGATGCCGCGCAGTTGGTGCCGGGCACCTTCAGCGAGTGCGGGGTAGCGACTTACGTCTGGTCGATGGTCATGGCCTATGACCATGACAAACTGGCCAAGGCGCCGACCTCCTGGGCCGACTTCTGGAACGTCAGCGAGTTTCCCGGCAAGCGTGGTTTACGCAAGGGTGCCAAGTACACTCTGGAAATCGCCTTGCTTGCTGACGGGGTCAAACGAGAACAGCTGTACGAGGTACTGGCGACCCCTGAAGGGGTGAGCCGGGCGTTTGCCAAGCTTGACCAGATCAAGGGCAATATCCAGTGGTGGGAAGCCGGGGCGCAACCGGCGCAGTGGTTGATCGCCGGTGACGTGGTGATGAGTGCGGCCTATAACGGGCGTATTGCCTCGGCGCAGAAGGAAGGGATGAAACTGGGTATCGTCTGGCCGCAAAGCCTGTACGACCCGGAGTACTGGGCAGTGGTGAAGGGCACGCCGAACAAGGCACTGGCCGAGGACTTCATTGCCTTTGCCAGCCAGCCGCAGGCGCAGAAGGTGTTCTCCGAGGAGATTCCTTACGGGCCGGTGCATCGTGATGCACTGAAACTGTTGCCTGAGGCGGTGCAGCAGCAACTGCCGACGGCTCAGGCCAACCTCGCTCAAGCGCAGGCGATGAATGCTGCGTTCTGGGTGGATCACGGGGAAGAGTTGGAGCAACGCTTCAACGCCTGGGCTGCACGCTAG
- a CDS encoding aspartate aminotransferase family protein, which yields MTAQVNTDRSTGDYQALDAAHHIHAFLDQKALNEEGPRVIVRGEGLALWDNDGKRYLDGMSGLWCTNLGYGRKDLAAAASRQLEQLPYYNMFFHTTHPAVVELSELLFSLLPSHYSHAIYTNSGSEANEVLIRTVRRYWQILGKPQKKIMIGRWNGYHGSTLGATALGGMKFMHDMGGVIPDVAHIDEPYWFAHEGNLTPAEFGLRAARQLEEKILELGAENVAAFVAEPFQGAGGMIFPPESYWPEIQRICRQYDVLLCADEVIGGFGRTGEWFAHQHFGFEPDTLSIAKGLTSGYIPMGGLILSKRMAQVLVEQGGVFAHGLTYSGHPVAAAVAIANLKALRDEGIVTQVKQDTGPYLQRCLREVFGNHPLIGEIQGTGLVAALQFAEDKASRKRFANENDIAWRCRTIGFEEGLIIRSTLGRMIMAPALVAGKAEIDELVDKTRIAVDRTAREYGLL from the coding sequence ATGACCGCTCAAGTGAACACCGACCGTAGCACCGGCGATTACCAGGCCCTGGATGCGGCGCACCACATCCATGCGTTTCTCGACCAGAAAGCCCTGAACGAGGAAGGCCCGCGGGTGATCGTCCGTGGCGAAGGCCTGGCGCTCTGGGACAACGACGGCAAACGCTATCTGGACGGCATGTCGGGCCTGTGGTGCACCAACCTCGGCTATGGCCGCAAGGACCTTGCTGCTGCCGCCAGCCGCCAGCTGGAACAGCTGCCGTACTACAACATGTTCTTCCACACCACCCACCCGGCGGTGGTCGAGCTGTCGGAGCTGCTGTTCAGCCTGCTGCCCAGCCACTACAGCCACGCGATCTACACCAACTCCGGCTCCGAAGCCAACGAGGTGCTGATCCGTACCGTGCGCCGCTACTGGCAGATCCTCGGCAAGCCGCAGAAAAAAATCATGATCGGCCGCTGGAACGGCTACCACGGTTCGACCCTGGGCGCGACGGCGCTGGGCGGGATGAAGTTCATGCACGACATGGGCGGGGTGATTCCCGATGTCGCGCACATCGACGAGCCATATTGGTTCGCCCATGAAGGCAACCTGACCCCGGCTGAATTCGGTCTGCGCGCAGCGCGCCAGCTGGAAGAGAAGATTCTCGAACTGGGTGCCGAGAACGTTGCCGCCTTTGTTGCCGAACCCTTCCAGGGCGCGGGCGGGATGATCTTCCCGCCAGAAAGCTACTGGCCGGAAATTCAGCGTATCTGCCGCCAATACGATGTGCTGCTGTGCGCCGATGAAGTGATTGGTGGTTTTGGCCGCACCGGTGAGTGGTTCGCCCACCAGCACTTCGGTTTCGAGCCCGACACCCTGTCGATCGCCAAGGGCCTGACCAGCGGCTACATCCCCATGGGCGGCCTGATCCTGTCCAAACGCATGGCTCAGGTGCTGGTGGAGCAGGGCGGGGTGTTCGCCCACGGCCTGACCTATTCCGGCCACCCGGTGGCTGCGGCCGTGGCGATTGCCAACCTCAAGGCCCTGCGCGATGAAGGCATTGTCACCCAGGTCAAGCAGGACACCGGCCCCTACCTGCAGCGCTGCTTGCGCGAGGTGTTCGGCAATCACCCGCTGATTGGTGAAATCCAAGGCACCGGCCTGGTCGCGGCACTGCAGTTTGCCGAGGACAAGGCCAGCCGCAAACGCTTCGCCAATGAAAACGACATCGCCTGGCGTTGCCGCACCATCGGCTTCGAAGAAGGCCTGATCATCCGCTCGACCCTGGGCCGGATGATCATGGCCCCGGCGCTGGTTGCCGGCAAAGCCGAGATCGATGAGCTGGTCGACAAGACCCGTATCGCCGTAGACCGCACTGCGCGCGAATACGGTCTGCTGTAA